TCTTCCCCGACCGGCGGGAGCGGGCGCTCGCGATCGGCATCTGGAGCGCGGTGGCCGCCGTCGGCGCGGCCGTCGGCCCGCTGCTCGGCGGCTTCCTGCTGGAGCACTTCTGGTGGGGCGCGGTCTTCCTCGTCAACATCCCGCTGATGCTGGTCAGCCTGCCGGTGGGCCGGATCCTGCTGCCCGAGTCGTACGGCGACCGGGACGGCCCCTGGGACGTCGTCGGCGCCCTGACGGCGGCCGGCGGTCTCTTCGGTGTCGTGCTCGGCGTGAAGCGGCTGGGCGGCGGTGAGGCGCCGGCGAGCCCCTTCACCGTGCTGCCGCTGCTGGCCGGCACGGCCCTCCTCGTCCTGTTCGTACGGCGGCAACGGCGGCTCGCGCACCCGCTGGTGGACCTGCGGATGTTCCGCCGGCCCGGGTTCAGCACCGCGGTGGGCTGCATCGTGCTGGCGATGCTCGCGCTCGTCGGCCTGGAGCTGATCGCCGCCCAGTACCTGCAGCTGGTGCTCGGGCTCTCCCCGCTCGAGACCGGTCTGCGGCTGCTGCCGCTGACCGTCGCGGCGATGGCGGCGGGCCTGGCGGGCGCGCGGATGCTGCGCCGCTTCGGGCCGCGCCGGATGGTGTGCTTCGGCTTCTGCCTCACCGCCGCCGCGGTGCTGATGCTCACCGCGATGGGCGCCGCCGACGACGCGCCGCTGCTGCTGTCCGGTTTCGTGCTGCTCGGCTTCGGTCTGGAGACCACGCTCTTCGGGGCGTACGAGTCGATGCTCAGCGAGTGCCCGGCCGACCAGGCCGGCGGCGGGGCCGCGATCGGCGAGACGTCGTACCAGCTCGGCGCCGGCATCGGCATCGCGCTGCTGGGCAGCGTGATGAACGCCGCCTACGCGCCGCATCTGCGCCAGGTGCCCGGCGTTCCCCGGGACGCCTCCCGGGCGGCCGGTCACTCGCTCGGCGAGGCCTACGAGGTCGCCGGACGGCTGGGCGGACCCACCGGCGAGGCGCTGCGCCGGGTCGCGCGGGACGCCTTCGTGCACGGGCTGCATGTGACGCTGCTGGTGAGCGCGGGCCTGTTGCTGCTGGGCGGGCTGATGGCGCTGCGGCTGCCGCGGGTCATGCAGTGCGCGGAGCCGCCGGCGGCGGTGGAGCTGCCCGCGCCGAGGGAAGTGGAAGCGGCCGAGCCGAGGGTCTCGGCCTGACGCACTGGACGTGCGGGAGAGCGCGCCGTAACGTCGGCCCCGAAACGTGACTAGCGGTGCTAGTTTTCTTGTGCCGGAGGGTGTCCCATGTCCGCGTCGCCGAAGCCGCCCGCCTTCGACCCCGCCGATCCGCTCGGGATCGACGACCTGCTGGAATCGGAGGACCTGGCCGTACGGGACACCGTGCGGAGCTGGGCGGCGGACCGGGTCCTGCCGCACATCGCCGAGTGGTACGAGCGGGGCGAGCTGCCCGGCATCCGCGAACTGGCCAGGGAACTGGGCGGGATCGGGGCGCTCGGGATGTCGCTCAGCGGATACGGGTGCGCGGGGGCCAGCGCCGTGCAGTACGGCCTGGCCTGCCTGGAGCTGGAGGCCGCGGACTCGGGCATCCGGTCCCTGGTCTCCGTGCAGGGCTCCCTCGCCATGTACGCGATCCACCGGTTCGGCAGCGAGGAGCAGAAGCAGCAGTGGCTGCCGCGGATGGCGGCCGGCGAGGTCATCGGCTGCTTCGGGCTGACCGAGCCCGACCACGGCTCCGACCCCGCCTCCATGCGCACCCACGCCAAGCGCGACGGTGGGGACTGGGTGCTGAACGGCCGGAAGATGTGGATCACCAACGGCTCGGTCGCCGGGGTGGCCGTCGTCTGGGCGCAGACCGAGGACGGCATCCGCGGTTTCGTGGTCCCCACCGACACCCCCGGCTTCTCGGCGCCGGAGATCAGGCACAAGTGGTCCCTGCGCGCCTCCGTCACGAGCGAACTGGTACTGGACGACGTACGGCTGCCCGCAGACGCCGTACTCCCGGAGGTCACCGGACTGCGCGGCCCGCTCAGCTGTCTGTCCCACGCCCGCTACGGCATCGTCTGGGGCGCCATGGGCGCGGCGCGCAGCAGCTTCGAGGCGGCTCTGGACTACGCGAGGACGCGGGAGCAGTTCGGGCGTCCCATCGGGGGCTTCCAGCTCACCCAGGCCAAGCTCGCCGACATGGCGGTCGAACTGCACAAGGGGATCCTGCTCGCCCACCATCTGGGGCGGCGGATGGACGCCGGCCGCCTGCGCCCGGAGCAGGTCAGCTTCGGCAAGCTCAACAACGTCCGCGAGGCCATCGAGATCTGCCGTACGGCGCGGACGATCCTCGGTGCCAACGGGATCTCCCTCGAATACCCCGTGATGCGGCACGCGACCAACCTGGAATCGGTGCTCACCTACGAGGGCACCGTCGAGATGCACCAGCTCGTGCTGGGCAAGGCGCTCACCGGGCTCGACGCCTTCCGGTGAGCCTTGACGGAGGCAGGGCCGGTGAGCGGCCCTGCCTCAGCTCTGGTTGAAGAAGCCGTCCTCGCGGTGCGCGGCCGGCTCGCCGCTGA
This genomic interval from Streptomyces sp. NBC_00557 contains the following:
- a CDS encoding MFS transporter, with product MSGTTTAAVRPRRRTAGPGANRWVVLVVLCVSLLLVALDATVLHVAVPAVAEDLRPSGIELLWIVDVYPLVCASLLILFGTLGDRVGRRRVLLLGYGLFGVASAVAALAQTPGALILARALLGVGGAMIMPATLSILRQVFPDRRERALAIGIWSAVAAVGAAVGPLLGGFLLEHFWWGAVFLVNIPLMLVSLPVGRILLPESYGDRDGPWDVVGALTAAGGLFGVVLGVKRLGGGEAPASPFTVLPLLAGTALLVLFVRRQRRLAHPLVDLRMFRRPGFSTAVGCIVLAMLALVGLELIAAQYLQLVLGLSPLETGLRLLPLTVAAMAAGLAGARMLRRFGPRRMVCFGFCLTAAAVLMLTAMGAADDAPLLLSGFVLLGFGLETTLFGAYESMLSECPADQAGGGAAIGETSYQLGAGIGIALLGSVMNAAYAPHLRQVPGVPRDASRAAGHSLGEAYEVAGRLGGPTGEALRRVARDAFVHGLHVTLLVSAGLLLLGGLMALRLPRVMQCAEPPAAVELPAPREVEAAEPRVSA
- a CDS encoding acyl-CoA dehydrogenase family protein; translation: MSASPKPPAFDPADPLGIDDLLESEDLAVRDTVRSWAADRVLPHIAEWYERGELPGIRELARELGGIGALGMSLSGYGCAGASAVQYGLACLELEAADSGIRSLVSVQGSLAMYAIHRFGSEEQKQQWLPRMAAGEVIGCFGLTEPDHGSDPASMRTHAKRDGGDWVLNGRKMWITNGSVAGVAVVWAQTEDGIRGFVVPTDTPGFSAPEIRHKWSLRASVTSELVLDDVRLPADAVLPEVTGLRGPLSCLSHARYGIVWGAMGAARSSFEAALDYARTREQFGRPIGGFQLTQAKLADMAVELHKGILLAHHLGRRMDAGRLRPEQVSFGKLNNVREAIEICRTARTILGANGISLEYPVMRHATNLESVLTYEGTVEMHQLVLGKALTGLDAFR